DNA sequence from the Pomacea canaliculata isolate SZHN2017 linkage group LG7, ASM307304v1, whole genome shotgun sequence genome:
GAACTTGGTTAAAGTAAACACTCGTCCTCATCCTAACGGCTACGATGCCAGCGCCATGTGCTTCATTACCGACTCTCAGGTGAGTGCAAGCTGTTACCTGTCggtgtttgtgtcatgtttgtcaCACACTTATAACTGCAGACAACGTACCAGCCAACCTCCGCCACtggagtccatgtcacaccacactctaCTCGTCTCGTTCTTGTCTTTCAGTCGAATGAAGTGCGCACCAGACTTGGCTCCTGCCTTCTGCCATTCGCCGCACGATTCTGTTCCCATGGCAACAAAGCATTTCACTCACAAGAAAGAATTTGCACAGGAGATGACAGTCGTTACTTGTGAGTAACTTACGACACCTTTTCTATTTCAGGGATAAACATTTTCTGACGAATTCTTTGCGATCTTTATAAATATGACAGGTTTTCCTTACAAAACCACTCTCCATGGAGTTCTAAAGTATATTCCAACCTACCTGCAGCACGACACGTGACTTCCTGTACAGAAGAAATGGCGCCCAGTTTACACAGACACCTGCCCGACGAACAGAGGCTGAATGGGTCAGGACAGTCCGTGTCTTGGGTACAAGACGAGTTGTACCAGGTTGGACCCGGGTAGGAGGCGGCTGACTTCAGGCAAGTTCTCTGGTAGTGAGTCCACCCTGTACTGGTCAGAGGAAACCATCCTGACACAgcctcacgtgacgtcacatcatGAAGCACACAGCGCCCTCCTGTGTCTAGAACATGaagctatatttaaaaaaggaacaatATCTTTGAGCAAATCCAAATCGAAAACTTAAATAACCAATATTTATAAACGAGAATCAGAGATGAAAAGAACTTTAACACAAGAGAAGACGTAGAGTGTTAAAGGACGAGTTAAGACATTTAAAGGGAGAACAAGTCACCAGGGACAAGTCTCTCGTACACACATCGCtatgttgataaacaaatgtcatcatACTCACCTCTGAAGTCAAAGGTTAAGCAATGATCAGTACTGACAcacattttcttgcatgttttcaGGTTTGTTCCATCTTGAATGGCGAGAATATGTCCTTTTATTCCGCTTTCAGAATACTCCATAAAGGTGTCTTgtaggtcacgtggtctgcatGCTACAACAGACCAATGTCATCGGTCAGTTACGGAATTACACACTTAGCATCTatgccagcggttctcaaccagCGATGTGCCtactgtgtgttttttttggaGCGTGTGACAGTGACTAGTGCTCACCGCGCGTTCTGGCGGAGTGAACTGTTTTAGTGCATTCCCAACGCCACCGACTAGTCGTACTGAATGTCTGGATTAAAGAATCGGGGAATCGGTGAAAttaagttccttgcctagacaaggtaatAGCAAAGATATTTGGTAAAGTAGCATTTCTAAATTAATCACGAGGTGCCTTATTTTCTAACAGTAAATATATTCTCTTGAAGTTATGGTAATATCTGATAGGTTAAGTTGTAAATTCCTTAGATTAAATAAATcaccgagttacaggaactcCGAGAGGGGACCCACTAAAGTGGACGAGGTTTACAAGAGAAGTCCCTAACAGCGGCAAGGCCCAAGAGCCTCATTAAAGCAAATGCAGTCCTACTGTGTGGTTCTAAAATCCAGAGGTTggcaaacaccatcaacaacacgCATCCGACCTTTACCAaacgatgcctacgccatattctggagAAACGATGGCCTATGATCTCCAACAGAGTGCAAACGAACAGGCAAAACCGCCAGGAGTCAGGACATCAAAAATCTCAAATGGGGCTGtgtaggacacaccctgcgaaAACCATTATCTCTTGTTGTTGCGTCTGAAACTATTTTGTGGGTTTTATTCAACTTAAAATCATTGAACTGTTGAAAGATTAGGTTAGcgttataaaaagattttttttgtaaaatctgtATTACCTATCCGAACCATTCAATACTCACTCTCAGAGCACGTGTAGTCACGTGTTGAGAAGAAGAACCCAGGTCGACAGCGGCACCTGTTTACAAAGCACATGGACTTTTCCTGACGACACTCTTCGTCGATGATACAGGCGGCCTTGTACCAGTCGTTCAGCGTGGAGGAGGGAGCAAGGCCTCTCGTCTGTCCACTTGTGATAATTCTTTTGACCATCAAGGAGACGAAGTACACGCTGACACCTGTTCTCTGTGTCAAGGACAGAAGTGAGTCTGTGTGGCGCGTGCATTTAATTAATGAACCTGAAGTGTCAGTTAAGGTGAAGGCCACACACTGGGTATCTTGAATACAAAATGAGTAGCAGTCCTGTACGGAGGTGACAGGAGGGACTTCAGActgagaactagagttgacaACAACCATGGTGTTGTGCAGCTTTACAAATGTCTCCAGTTTGTCAACTAACATGATCGTCTGCCATTGACGGTCGGTGACTGCCCTGTGGATGTCGCCAGCACTAAACACTTGACACTTGCTGCCTCTGTTGTCCCTCGTACACAAAGGACAAAAACTCACAGCCACGCAGCCTGCAAGTTGATAACATTCCTCAAGACACTGGTCAGCGGACTCGGCAGCTCCATATTTCGTGTTACCAATCAACTTTGTAGAAAGCAGTGTCCTACCGGTATCTCTACAGTCAACTAACAGGTCTTTGCTCTTTAAATTCCGACAGTATTTGGTCTTGACAGCCATGATGTTCTTCTTGATCCTGTCGTGGTCAATGCCATAACCCCCTGTAGGACTTGCGGCACCCATGAAGGTGTCTGAAAAGAGAACCTCCACAGAGGTCAAGTCATAGTCGATGACAGAGGGGTTATCTTTCGCTGCTGTCAACCACGTCGCGCTGTTACCGCCATCAGGTAGAGGAACACCGACAGCAAACGTTGTTGTCTTGTGATTTCGAAACTCTGCTATTGCTTTTTGCTGATCAGAGGTCAAGTCCTCATGGTATCCAAAAAGCGCAGGAGCAGAGTAGCtggcagctgacgtcacgtgatcctCTGGTAGAAGTCTGTAAACGTTATCGTCCATCTTGTAGATGACCGTTCTGGAAGCCCCAAAGCGGGCCCGTGACACGAAGTGTGTGCCGTAGGTGTCAAGGAACTCAAGGTACTTGTCTTCGTCATCAGTGTTGTTGAGTTGAATCATCCAGTCCGCAAACGACGGATGAAAAGATGGCGGTTCCGTGAGCAGAAGTGTCAGGTCGTACAAACTGCAGACAGCTGTGGAAACGACCAAGACGTGTTGTGTGAGTTGCGCGGaca
Encoded proteins:
- the LOC112569018 gene encoding angiopoietin-related protein 7-like yields the protein MCFVNRCRCRPGFFFSTRDYTCSETCRPRDLQDTFMEYSESGIKGHILAIQDGTNLKTCKKMCVSTDHCLTFDFRDTGGRCVLHDVTSREAVSGWFPLTSTGWTHYQRTCLKSAASYPGPTWYNSSCTQDTDCPDPFSLCSSGRCLCKLGAISSVQEVTCRAAESCGEWQKAGAKSGAHFIRLKDKNETSRVWCDMDSSGGGWLVFQRRRDGSVDFYKNWTQYEDGFGDITGEFWLGLSRLHTLTKGRPTRLRVDLRDVEGHRHYA